One Erpetoichthys calabaricus chromosome 8, fErpCal1.3, whole genome shotgun sequence DNA segment encodes these proteins:
- the gcgb gene encoding glucagon b, giving the protein MKGFHFLAGLILLAVVQCSIQISLGDTEDNPRLLQTSEAEPEDESREIRNVKRHSQGTFTNDYTKYQDSRRAQDFVQWLMSNKRSGVESKRDVIDTLTYPGDFNSYLQNELARKMLSLLRKTKGRTDFAQESIEDEEKRRRHADGSFTSEINKLLDSIATKEFVNWVMNSKSSEAHPFMDISE; this is encoded by the exons ATGAAAGGATTCCACTTTCTGGCTGGATTAATCCTGCTGGCTGTTGTTCAGTGCAGCATTCAGATTTCTCTTGGAGACACAGAGGATAATCCAAG ATTACTCCAAACATCAGAGGCTGAACCTGAAGATGAATCCAGAGAAATAAGGAATGTCAAACGTCACTCACAAGGCACATTTACCAATGATTATACCAAGTATCAGGACTCGAGACGAGCTCAAGATTTTGTTCAGTGGTTAATGAGTAACAAAAGAAGTGG TGTGGAATCAAAACGTGACGTCATTGACACGTTGACATACCCAGGTGACTTCAACTCTTACCTACAAAATGAGCTTGCCAGGAAAATGTTGTCTCTGCTGAGGAAAACAAAGGGAAGAACAGA CTTTGCACAAGAAAGTATTGAAGATGAAGAAAAGCGTAGAAGGCATGCTGATGGAAGTTTTACCAGTGAAATCAACAAACTTCTGGACAGCATTGCAACAAAGGAATTTGTAAACTGGGTCATGAATTCAAAATCTTCAGAAGcaca cCCTTTCATGGACATCAGTGAATGA